One segment of Panicum virgatum strain AP13 chromosome 3K, P.virgatum_v5, whole genome shotgun sequence DNA contains the following:
- the LOC120699950 gene encoding calcium-transporting ATPase 10, plasma membrane-type, which translates to MESYLEERFGGVQAKNSSEEALRRWRRLCSVVKNPKRRFRFTANLEKRGEAEAIKHANHEKLRVAVLVSKAALQFIQGLSLRSEYVVPEEVKAAGFQICADELGSIVEGHDSKKLIIHGGVDGIAEKLSTSKTDGLSTDEDSIKRRQDIYGVNKFTESEVRSFWVFVWEALQDTTLIILAVCAFVSLVVGIAMEGWPKGAHDGLGIVASILLVVFVTAASDYRQSLQFKDLDKEKKKIQVQVTRNGFRQRLSIYDLLPGDVVHLAIGDQVPADGLFISGFSLLINESSLTGESEPVAVNADNPFLLSGTKVQDGSCKMLVTTVGMRTQWGKLMATLSEGGDDETPLQVKLNGVATIIGQIGLFFAVITFIVLSQGLFSKKYHEGLLLSWSGDEALELLEHFAIAVTIVVVAVPEGLPLAVTLSLAFAMKKMMNDKALVRHLAACETMGSATTICSDKTGTLTTNHMAVVKACICGNIKEVNGPQNASKLCSELPEIVVKTLLESIFNNTGGEVVFNQDGKYQILGTPTETALLEFALALGGDFKSKRDETKIVKVEPFNSTKKRMSVILELPGGGRRAHCKGASEIVLAACDKFIDDTGSVHPLDKTTADKLNGIIDSFAGEALRTLCLAYREMEEGFSILDHIPSQGYTCIGVVGIKDPVRPGVRESVATCQAAGIMVRMVTGDNINTAKAIARECGILTEEGIAIEGPEFREKSLDELLKLVPKIQVMARSSPLDKHTLVKHLRTTFNDVVAVTGDGTNDAPALHEADIGLAMGIAGTEVAKESADIIILDDNFSTIVTVAKWGRSVYINIQKFVQFQLTVNVVALLVNFSSACFTGNAPLTAVQLLWVNMIMDTLGALALATEPPNNDLMKREPVGRTGKFITNVMWRNILGMSFYQFFVMWYLQTQGKNFFGLERSDTDVALNTIIFNSFVFCQVFNEISSREMEKINVLKGMTRNYVFMAVLTSTVIFQFIMVQFLGEFANTTPLNLHQWLASVLLGLVGMPIAAVVKLIPVGSS; encoded by the exons ATGGAGAGCTACCTGGAGGAGCGGTTCGGGGGCGTGCAGGCCAAGAACTCCTCCGAGGAGGCGCtccgccggtggcgccgcctCTGCAGCGTCGTCAAGAACCCCAAGCGCCGCTTCCGCTTCACCGCCAACCTCGAGaagcgcggcgaggcggaggccatCAAGCACGCCAACCAC GAGAAGCTGCGTGTTGCTGTGCTCGTCTCCAAGGCTGCGCTGCAGTTTATACAGG GTCTCTCTCTTCGGAGCGAGTATGTCGTCCCTGAGGAAGTCAAGGCTGCTGGGTTTCAGATCTGCGCCGATGAGCTCGGGTCCATTGTCGAGGGCCATGATAGTAAGAAGTTGATCATCCATGGTGGAGTTGATGGAATTGCGGAAAAGCTCTCAACATCGAAAACAGATGGGCTAAGTACAGATGAGGACAGCATTAAACGCAGGCAAGACATATACGGGGTAAACAAGTTCACAGAAAGTGAGGTCCGCAGTTTCTGGGTGTTTGTGTGGGAAGCGCTTCAAGATACTACTCTTATAATTCTCGCTGTCTGCGCGTTCGTATCTCTGGTTGTTGGCATTGCGATGGAAGGGTGGCCAAAAGGTGCTCATGATGGTCTTGGAATTGTTGCAAGTATCCTCTTGGTCGTGTTCGTGACTGCAGCAAGTGACTATCGGCAGTCGCTGCAGTTCAAGGACCTGgacaaggagaaaaagaaaatccaaGTCCAAGTTACAAGGAATGGCTTTAGGCAGAGATTGTCAATATATGATCTTCTTCCTGGAGATGTTGTCCATTTAGCAATTGGAGATCAGGTCCCTGCAGATGGGCTCTTCATTTCTGGATTCTCCCTATTGATCAATGAATCCAGCCTAACTGGTGAGAGTGAGCCTGTTGCTGTAAATGCAGATAATCCTTTTCTTCTGTCGGGGACCAAAGTACAAGATGGGTCTTGCAAGATGCTGGTCACAACAGTGGGCATGCGTACTCAATGGGGAAAACTGATGGCCACTCTAAGTGAAGGTGGGGATGATGAAACCCCACTGCAGGTCAAACTTAATGGAGTTGCTACTATTATTGGCCAGATTGGACTATTTTTTGCTGTTATAACTTTCATCGTCCTATCCCAAGGGCTATTCAGCAAGAAATACCATGAGGGGCTGCTTTTAAGCTGGTCAGGAGATGAAGCACTGGAGTTGCTGGAGCATTTCGCTATTGCAGTTaccattgttgttgttgctgtcccTGAGGGATTGCCATTAGCAGTCACGCTGAGCCTTGCATTTGCCATGAAGAAAATGATGAATGACAAGGCACTGGTTCGTCACTTGGCTGCATGTGAAACTATGGGCTCAGCTACTACCATCTGCAGTGACAAGACAGGAACGCTGACAACCAATCATATGGCTGTTGTTAAGGCCTGCATCTGTGGAAATATCAAGGAAGTTAATGGTCCTCAGAACGCATCCAAGTTATGTTCTGAACTCCCAGAGATTGTTGTCAAAACTCTTCTGGAGTCTATATTCAACAATACAGGTGGTGAGGTTGTATTCAACCAGGATGGGAAATATCAGATCCTGGGTACCCCTACAGAGACAGCTTTATTGGAGTTTGCATTGGCACTAGGTGGAGATTTTAAGTCAAAACGTGATGAAACTAAAATTGTGAAAGTGGAACCTTTTAATTCGACAAAAAAGAGGATGAGTGTCATTCTTGAGCTTCCTGGAGGAGGACGCCGTGCACACTGTAAAGGTGCTTCAGAAATAGTCTTGGCTGCTTGTGATAAGTTCATAGATGATACAGGTAGTGTTCATCCTCTGGATAAAACAACCGCTGACAAGCTCAATGGTATTATTGATAGTTTTGCTGGTGAAGCTCTAAGGACATTGTGCCTTGCTTATAGGGAAATGGAAGAAGGTTTTTCCATCCTAGATCATATACCATCACAAGGGTACACATGCATTGGAGTTGTAGGTATCAAAGATCCTGTCCGTCCAGGTGTGAGGGAGTCTGTTGCTACTTGCCAGGCTGCCGGAATTATGGTGAGAATGGTCACAGGAGATAACATAAATACAGCAAAGGCGATCGCTCGTGAATGTGGTATACTTACTGAAGAAGGCATAGCTATTGAAGGACCAGAATTCAGAGAGAAAAGCCTAGATGAACTCCTTAAGCTGGTTCCAAAAATCCAG GTAATGGCCCGATCATCACCACTCGACAAGCATACACTTGTAAAGCATTTGCGCACAACATTCAACGATGTTGTTGCTGTTACTGGTGATGGCACAAATGACGCTCCTGCATTGCATGAAGCAGATATTGGACTCGCAATGGGCATTGCAGGGACTGAG GTGGCAAAAGAGAGTGCTGATATTATAATTCTAGATGACAACTTCTCTACAATAGTAACTGTTGCCAAGTGGGGACGCTCTGTTTACATCAAtattcaaaagtttgtgcagtTTCAACTGACTGTCAATGTTGTGGCGCTACTAGTTAACTTCTCCTCAGCTTGCTTTACAG GAAATGCACCATTGACAGCTGTTCAGCTTCTTTGGGTCAACATGATCATGGACACCCTTGGTGCTCTTGCACTGGCAACGGAACCACCTAACAATGACCTGATGAAGAGAGAGCCTGTAGGAAGGACAGGGAAATTCATTACAAATGTGATGTGGAGGAACATTTTGGGAATGTCTTTCTACCAATTTTTTGTTATGTGGTATCTCCAGACACAAGGGAAAAACTTTTTTGGGCTTGAACGCTCTGATACCGATGTTGCActaaatacaataattttcaACTCATTTGTCTTCTGCCAG GTCTTTAATGAGATAAGCTCGAGGGAGATGGAAAAGATCAACGTGCTCAAGGGCATGACGAGGAACTATGTCTTCATGGCTGTCCTCACCAGCACGGTCATCTTCCAATTCATCATGGTGCAGTTCCTGGGCGAGTTCGCCAACACGACACCCCTCAACTTGCACCAGTGGCTCGCCAGCGTGCTCCTCGGCCTGGTTGGGATGCCCATTGCTGCCGTCGTCAAGCTGATTCCGGTCGGCTCATCATGA